ACGAAGCCATGTCTGCGGCAAAAACCCAGATGGATAACGCCGAAACTGCCTTTGCTCTAGCTATGGTATTGCGGGACGATGGATACTTGTCAGAAGCACTGGGAATTGCAAGATCGGGATTGCATTTACCTGGAAATTGCACCTACGAATTCGCCACCTGGACGAGTGATTTTGCCCAAGGGATGGGAGATACATCGACTGCGCTAAATGCTAGTATAGTTGCCTTTGAAGCCAAACCATCGTTTCGAGATTATCAAAAAGTCGAACACTTAGCGGCAGAAGCATGGTTACAAATTAAACCAGACTTATTGGAGATTCTGCGGGAGTCGGACAACTGGTATGCAAAGAGTGCCAAAGTTGATATTTTTCTCCATGAAGGGCTAATTGATGAGGCGATCGCAACTGTTCGCAGCGATAGTTATTATGCCTCGGAGTCATTGGAGCGAGTCATGGATGCAGCCATCCCCCACAGTCCTGACTGGGTAATTGTCAAAGCACGACAAATTGCCGAAGAAATTATGAATCAAGGAAAAGCCGATCGCTATGATAATGCGGTTCGATGGTTGAAAAAAGTTAAAGCTGCTTACGTACAATTGGGTAAACAATCCCAATGGTCTGTCTATCGTGCAGAATTGGAAAACATCCACGGACGAAAGCGTAAACTGATGGAATTATTCAAAGGGCTAAATAAAGTATAGGGTGGGCTTTTATTAATTCCTTTGAAGGTTGAGAAAAACATCCAGCAAAATTACCCCATAGCTCCCGGATTTTGTTTATACTGACTTACTTGTGATTGGAAAAGCTCAAGTTGTAGTTGTAAGCTCTGCCTGACTCATCCCTACTTTCTCACGAGCACCGCGCAAATCAATATTTACAAAAATCTTTAACTTGGTAGCGATTCTAAAGGCTTGAAAGCGATCGCATGAGCATCCCCAATCCCCAATGTCTTCAAAATCAATTTGGTAATATGTTCAGGATAATCAGGCTGTGTATGTCCTTCAAGAATACTACGCATAGCCATCAGTCCCGTTCCCAGAATTAAATCGATGGCAGCTTTTTCGTTCTCAATTTGAAAGCGGTTTAAGCGGATACCAGCCTGCAAATCCGTCATTACACCCCTTTCGATTGTTTCACTTAACGGGGCAGCCACCAATCCAATTCGGACAATCACCCACCCCCAAGTCCTATCGCGTATCGACTGATGTAAAAATTGACGAATTG
The Calothrix sp. 336/3 DNA segment above includes these coding regions:
- a CDS encoding SWIM zinc finger domain-containing protein — protein: MDFLERQNRYPEYLNLAFAEGMTQQYLTKLAALGRIDEAMSAAKTQMDNAETAFALAMVLRDDGYLSEALGIARSGLHLPGNCTYEFATWTSDFAQGMGDTSTALNASIVAFEAKPSFRDYQKVEHLAAEAWLQIKPDLLEILRESDNWYAKSAKVDIFLHEGLIDEAIATVRSDSYYASESLERVMDAAIPHSPDWVIVKARQIAEEIMNQGKADRYDNAVRWLKKVKAAYVQLGKQSQWSVYRAELENIHGRKRKLMELFKGLNKV
- a CDS encoding TetR/AcrR family transcriptional regulator, producing MEPSRRASIGLEKRERTRRKLIEAAYRVFARKEMDAVTIDEIIAEAAVARGTFYNYFQTREDVLKAVAASLSDDMNQKIWAQSVTIDDPAERMAIAIRQFLHQSIRDRTWGWVIVRIGLVAAPLSETIERGVMTDLQAGIRLNRFQIENEKAAIDLILGTGLMAMRSILEGHTQPDYPEHITKLILKTLGIGDAHAIAFKPLESLPS